A stretch of Bos mutus isolate GX-2022 chromosome 8, NWIPB_WYAK_1.1, whole genome shotgun sequence DNA encodes these proteins:
- the ABITRAM gene encoding protein Abitram — translation MTTEPKDPVADLAPEPAVPSLVDRYFTRWYKADVKGKPCEDHCILQHSNRICVITLAGSHPVLQSGKTIKSISYQISTNCSRLQNKVSGKFKRGAQFLTELAPLCKIYCSDGEEYTISSCVRGRLMEVNENILHKPSILQEKPSTEGYIAVVLPKFEESKSITEGLLTQKEYEEVVVKRLRATTAAS, via the exons ATGACTACCGAGCCCAAGGACCCTGTGGCCGACTTGGCTCCCGAGCCTGCGGTGCCGTCGCTTGTGGATCGTTACTTTACTCGCTGGTACAAAGCAG ATGTCAAAGGAAAACCCTGTGAAGACCACTGTATACTACAGCACTCTAACCG AATATGTGTCATCACGTTGGCAGGATCTCATCCAGTTCTTCAAAgtggaaaaacaattaaaagcatTTCTTATCAAATCAGTACCAACTGTAGCAGACTTCAGAACAAAGTCTCTGGGAAATTTAAGCGG GGGGCACAGTTTCTCACAGAACTTGCACCTCTGTGTAAGATTTACTGCTCAGATGGAGAAGAATATACCATATCTAG ctgTGTTAGAGGACGGTTGATGGAAGTGAATGAAAACATTCTCCATAAACCATCTATTCTTCAAGAGAAG CCATCTACTGAGGGCTACATTGCAGTTGTGTTGCCTaaatttgaagaaagtaaaagCATAACAGAAGGGTTACTGACACAAAAGGAGTACGAAGAAGTTGTGGTGAAACGCCTCAGAGCCACAACAGCTGCCTCGTGA